The proteins below are encoded in one region of Sporosarcina sp. FSL K6-1508:
- a CDS encoding quinone oxidoreductase family protein, which translates to MKAIIFEEYGSADVLQQIEIDKPVIGDQEVLVEVQAIGVNYADTARREGKYVVPTPLPFIPGAEVAGVITEVGKDVKRYKPGMRVVALIESAGYAAYVTIHEMALAPIPDGVDFVSAVALPLQGQTAYHILKTMGRLQKGETVLVHAAAGGVGAIAVQLAKIFGAGKIIATASSDEKLAHAKEMGADHLVNYTEEGWELKVRELTDGKGVDVALEMVGGDIFRNTLKCLAPFGRIVVFGAASGEQSALYAGELMRRNQSVIGFFLPQIMRNYDMYQASFKELLGFIESGELKLTIGGTYRLEEAADVHRLLQGRKTMGKLVLIP; encoded by the coding sequence ATGAAAGCAATTATTTTTGAAGAATACGGAAGTGCGGATGTGTTACAGCAAATAGAAATTGATAAACCAGTAATTGGTGATCAAGAAGTGTTAGTCGAAGTGCAAGCGATTGGCGTGAACTATGCAGATACAGCGCGTCGCGAAGGGAAATACGTCGTGCCGACTCCGCTGCCGTTCATTCCCGGGGCTGAAGTTGCAGGTGTTATTACGGAAGTAGGTAAAGACGTCAAACGCTATAAACCTGGTATGCGTGTTGTGGCTTTAATTGAATCGGCAGGATATGCTGCGTATGTGACCATTCATGAGATGGCACTCGCACCTATACCTGACGGCGTTGATTTTGTAAGTGCAGTCGCGTTGCCGCTACAAGGTCAAACGGCTTACCATATTTTGAAGACAATGGGACGCCTTCAAAAAGGGGAAACGGTTCTTGTACATGCAGCTGCAGGGGGAGTTGGTGCAATTGCGGTCCAGCTAGCAAAAATCTTTGGGGCAGGCAAGATTATTGCGACAGCAAGCAGTGATGAGAAATTGGCACATGCAAAAGAAATGGGTGCAGATCATCTCGTTAATTACACAGAAGAAGGCTGGGAACTAAAAGTCCGTGAACTGACCGATGGCAAAGGTGTGGACGTTGCGCTTGAAATGGTCGGCGGGGATATATTCCGCAATACACTTAAATGCCTGGCTCCATTTGGACGTATTGTGGTATTTGGTGCAGCAAGCGGAGAACAGTCAGCCCTTTACGCAGGTGAATTAATGCGTCGCAATCAATCGGTGATTGGATTTTTCTTGCCTCAAATCATGCGTAATTATGATATGTATCAAGCTAGTTTCAAGGAATTACTTGGTTTTATTGAAAGCGGCGAGTTAAAGCTGACAATTGGCGGGACTTATCGTTTAGAAGAGGCGGCAGATGTACATCGACTGTTGCAAGGAAGAAAAACAATGGGGAAACTAGTACTTATCCCATGA
- a CDS encoding pyridoxamine 5'-phosphate oxidase family protein — protein sequence MNAKETALKILKESFVGTMATIQQNKPHTRYMTFFNDEFTLYTATSKQTQKVEELEANPHTHILIGYDGEGFGDDFLEIEGTVSITDDDSLKEKVWNEHMKPWFSGPEDPNLVILRVEPVTIRLMNKKGEEPHIIEL from the coding sequence ATGAATGCAAAAGAAACTGCACTAAAAATACTAAAGGAAAGCTTCGTCGGCACGATGGCGACGATTCAACAAAATAAGCCTCATACGCGGTACATGACGTTTTTCAATGACGAATTTACGCTTTATACAGCAACATCGAAACAAACGCAAAAGGTAGAAGAACTTGAAGCGAATCCCCACACACATATATTAATCGGCTACGATGGGGAAGGTTTCGGAGACGATTTTCTAGAAATTGAAGGAACTGTCAGCATTACAGATGATGATAGCTTAAAGGAAAAAGTATGGAATGAACATATGAAACCTTGGTTTAGTGGACCAGAAGACCCCAATCTCGTCATACTCAGAGTTGAACCGGTGACAATCCGATTGATGAATAAAAAAGGTGAGGAACCGCATATAATTGAACTTTAA
- a CDS encoding ABC transporter permease: MFLAWNEIKKNKLRFTLIIGVLMLVSYLVFFLSGLANGLENMNRESVDKWKATSIVLTDESDKSMSQSSMTLADVDDVDAKDIAVIGQINAIAGNGEEKKNVSIFGILKDEFIMPIVTEGKAFSEANEVIAGDSLKEEGFKLGDELHLSSSEEVLTIVGFTDNARFNAAPVLYGDLSTFQRVKFGEAADLNKESINGIVVRTGDATAITQNDSLEAIEIETFIRNLPGYTEQNLTLNLMIYFLFGISAVIVAIFLYVLTVQKISMFGVMKAQGISNRYLSCSVIAQTFILAAIGVAVGFGLALLTGAFLPSAVPVAFDLVTMLIYGLVLVIVAIAGAVFSVLTIVRIDPLKAIGG; encoded by the coding sequence ATGTTTTTAGCTTGGAATGAAATTAAAAAGAATAAGTTGCGATTTACGTTAATCATCGGCGTCTTAATGCTCGTTTCCTATTTAGTATTCTTTCTATCCGGTCTGGCAAACGGCTTGGAAAATATGAATCGGGAATCCGTCGACAAATGGAAAGCGACATCAATCGTTTTAACTGATGAGTCCGATAAGAGTATGTCTCAATCCTCGATGACACTTGCTGATGTGGACGACGTCGATGCCAAAGATATCGCTGTAATCGGTCAAATTAATGCCATTGCCGGCAATGGTGAGGAAAAGAAAAACGTCTCTATTTTTGGCATTCTTAAAGATGAATTCATTATGCCGATAGTGACGGAAGGTAAAGCGTTTTCTGAAGCGAATGAGGTTATTGCAGGTGATTCATTAAAAGAAGAAGGCTTCAAATTGGGGGATGAATTGCACTTATCTTCCTCGGAAGAAGTGTTAACAATCGTAGGTTTTACAGACAACGCACGATTTAATGCAGCGCCAGTGCTTTATGGTGACCTCTCCACATTCCAACGGGTTAAATTCGGAGAAGCTGCCGATCTAAACAAAGAAAGTATAAATGGAATTGTTGTCCGTACAGGTGATGCGACGGCTATTACTCAGAATGATTCGCTTGAAGCAATTGAGATTGAGACATTCATACGTAATTTACCAGGTTACACGGAACAGAATTTGACATTGAATCTTATGATTTATTTCTTGTTTGGTATCTCAGCGGTTATCGTAGCAATCTTCCTTTACGTTTTGACAGTACAGAAAATAAGTATGTTTGGTGTTATGAAAGCACAAGGTATCTCTAATAGGTATCTGTCCTGTTCGGTCATCGCACAGACATTTATATTGGCAGCAATTGGTGTAGCTGTCGGATTTGGATTGGCGTTATTAACGGGAGCATTTTTACCAAGCGCGGTGCCTGTCGCTTTTGACCTTGTAACGATGCTTATCTATGGCTTGGTGTTAGTTATCGTTGCTATCGCAGGCGCAGTATTCTCAGTCCTTACCATAGTTAGAATCGATCCATTGAAAGCGATAGGAGGATAA
- a CDS encoding ABC transporter ATP-binding protein produces MAVLELKQVKKTFGSGHTQVEAMKETNFLAERGELIAIIGPSGSGKSTFLTIVGGLLSPTSGDVIINDKNLAALNEKERSKIRLKEIGFILQASNLVPFLTVANQLKLLDQVKKGNMTKKELEELYEDLGISNLRGKYPADLSGGERQRVAIAKALYSNPSIILADEPTASLDSDRAYEVMELLKNETKNKNTTTIVVTHDIRLVGYCDKIYNMTDGVLTLEDEKSIVAY; encoded by the coding sequence ATGGCAGTTTTAGAATTAAAACAAGTCAAAAAGACGTTTGGCAGCGGTCATACACAAGTGGAAGCGATGAAGGAAACGAACTTCCTCGCTGAAAGAGGAGAACTGATCGCAATTATTGGGCCATCGGGTTCGGGGAAAAGCACATTCCTTACGATTGTAGGTGGCCTTCTCTCACCAACTTCAGGAGATGTCATCATCAATGATAAGAATTTAGCAGCGCTGAACGAAAAGGAACGCTCAAAGATCCGACTGAAAGAAATCGGCTTCATCTTACAGGCGTCCAACCTAGTTCCATTCTTGACAGTGGCCAATCAGTTGAAATTATTAGACCAAGTGAAAAAAGGAAATATGACCAAAAAAGAACTGGAAGAGTTATATGAGGACTTGGGCATCAGCAATTTACGTGGTAAATACCCTGCAGATCTGTCAGGGGGGGAACGTCAGCGTGTTGCAATCGCCAAAGCGCTATACAGCAATCCATCTATTATTTTAGCTGATGAACCAACAGCTTCCCTTGATTCAGATCGTGCCTATGAAGTGATGGAACTTCTGAAAAATGAAACCAAGAATAAAAATACAACGACCATTGTGGTCACACATGATATCCGCCTCGTTGGCTATTGTGACAAGATCTATAACATGACCGATGGTGTACTGACTTTAGAAGATGAGAAAAGTATAGTAGCTTATTGA
- a CDS encoding DEAD/DEAH box helicase codes for MITMTFQNYNLSKEITRALDGLGYSSPTEVQEKVIPAALKKNDLVVKSQTGSGKTAAFGIPICEMVNWDENKPQALILTPTRELADQVKEDITNIGRFKRIKAAAVYGKSPYAYQKEELKQKCHVVVGTPGRVFDHIERGSLVLDKIDYLVLDEADEMLNMGFIDQVESIINKLPKNRTTMLFSATLPEKIGKLSSKYMNNPENIEIASTVTLTDQIDHSLIIVRDPQKFDLLREVTVVENPDSCIIFCRTKDQVDSVTEQLEKLHYTCDKLHGGMMQEDRFSVMDEFKRGEFRYLVATDVAARGIDIDSITHVINYDLPVETESYVHRVGRTGRAGKRGKAISFVTPNENHFLDEIEAYIGFEIQQRNAPSKAAVSAAKEAFTEKLESLPELKKNKNELVNKDIMKLYFNGGKKKKLRAVDFVGTITNIPGVTAEDIGIIKIQDTVTYIDILNGKGKLVLNEMKTTTVKGKLLKVHKANK; via the coding sequence CTGATTACAATGACATTTCAAAATTATAACTTAAGCAAGGAGATTACACGGGCGCTGGACGGGCTTGGGTATTCTTCACCCACTGAAGTGCAGGAGAAAGTGATTCCTGCGGCCCTTAAAAAAAATGACTTAGTAGTTAAATCACAGACGGGCAGCGGGAAGACGGCAGCTTTTGGAATCCCTATCTGTGAAATGGTGAACTGGGACGAGAATAAACCACAGGCGCTAATTTTAACACCTACACGTGAACTTGCAGATCAGGTCAAAGAAGACATTACGAATATTGGCCGTTTTAAGCGTATTAAAGCTGCCGCTGTCTACGGTAAATCTCCATATGCTTATCAAAAAGAAGAGCTGAAGCAGAAATGCCACGTAGTTGTCGGAACGCCGGGACGTGTATTCGATCATATTGAGCGGGGTTCACTTGTGCTTGATAAAATCGACTATCTAGTACTTGATGAAGCGGATGAAATGCTAAATATGGGCTTTATTGACCAAGTTGAATCGATTATTAATAAATTACCGAAAAACAGAACGACTATGCTTTTCTCGGCGACACTCCCGGAAAAAATCGGGAAACTAAGTAGTAAATATATGAACAATCCAGAAAATATTGAGATCGCTTCAACTGTTACACTGACGGATCAAATTGACCACTCACTAATTATCGTACGGGATCCTCAGAAATTTGACTTGCTGCGCGAAGTGACTGTAGTCGAAAACCCGGATAGCTGTATTATTTTTTGCCGGACAAAAGATCAGGTAGACAGTGTAACTGAACAACTTGAAAAACTGCACTACACTTGCGATAAACTCCACGGCGGCATGATGCAGGAAGATCGTTTCTCTGTCATGGATGAATTCAAACGCGGTGAGTTCCGTTACTTGGTTGCTACAGATGTTGCTGCACGCGGCATTGACATCGACAGTATAACGCATGTTATCAATTATGACCTTCCTGTAGAGACTGAAAGTTATGTGCACAGAGTAGGGAGAACAGGACGTGCCGGTAAAAGAGGAAAAGCGATTTCATTCGTCACGCCTAATGAAAACCACTTTCTAGATGAAATCGAAGCGTATATCGGTTTTGAGATTCAACAGCGCAATGCACCTTCAAAGGCAGCAGTTTCCGCTGCAAAGGAAGCCTTCACTGAAAAGTTGGAAAGCCTGCCAGAATTGAAAAAGAATAAAAATGAATTAGTGAACAAAGATATCATGAAGCTTTACTTCAATGGCGGTAAAAAGAAAAAACTTCGCGCAGTTGACTTTGTCGGTACAATTACAAATATCCCTGGCGTAACCGCAGAAGACATTGGCATCATAAAAATCCAGGACACCGTGACATATATCGATATCCTAAACGGCAAAGGGAAGTTAGTGTTGAATGAAATGAAAACGACAACCGTTAAAGGAAAGTTATTGAAAGTGCACAAAGCAAATAAATAA
- the asd gene encoding archaetidylserine decarboxylase (Phosphatidylserine decarboxylase is synthesized as a single chain precursor. Generation of the pyruvoyl active site from a Ser is coupled to cleavage of a Gly-Ser bond between the larger (beta) and smaller (alpha chains). It is an integral membrane protein.), with product MKKALFKSFVELTGNPFSSSLLKSFTSARLSRPFIGPFSRAYRLNIEEMEYPISHYKSLSELFTRSLKEGARQVDPSPSILTSPVDGIVSGVGRIAADQTFLIKGHQYRLNEIMGSERKAAPYKDGFYYIFYLSPSHYHHFHYPVAGELVSRYALGGVSYPVNNLGLRLGQSPFSTNHRLISEVKMDFGNVAIVKVGALNVNSIQLYSSSKECIKGNDFGFFSFGSTVILFIENNSHFTTSVELNSEVQVGQPVGNWI from the coding sequence ATGAAAAAAGCACTATTTAAATCTTTTGTCGAGTTGACGGGAAATCCTTTTTCTTCTTCTCTTTTAAAATCGTTTACAAGCGCCCGGTTAAGTCGACCGTTCATCGGACCATTCAGCAGGGCTTATCGCCTCAATATTGAAGAAATGGAATATCCGATTTCCCACTATAAAAGTCTATCAGAACTCTTTACACGTTCCTTGAAAGAAGGGGCTCGTCAAGTGGACCCTTCTCCAAGCATACTTACTTCACCGGTGGACGGTATCGTAAGTGGAGTAGGAAGAATAGCTGCCGATCAAACATTTCTCATTAAAGGTCATCAGTACCGATTAAACGAAATAATGGGATCAGAAAGGAAAGCAGCTCCCTATAAAGACGGCTTCTACTATATCTTTTACCTATCACCCAGCCATTATCATCATTTCCACTATCCAGTAGCCGGGGAATTGGTTTCACGTTATGCACTTGGCGGTGTATCCTATCCCGTGAATAATTTAGGCTTACGCCTTGGACAAAGCCCTTTTTCTACGAACCATCGTCTTATTTCAGAAGTGAAGATGGATTTTGGAAATGTCGCGATTGTAAAAGTTGGTGCTTTAAATGTAAATAGTATACAGCTCTATAGTTCATCAAAAGAATGTATTAAAGGAAATGATTTCGGCTTTTTCAGTTTCGGCTCTACCGTTATTCTTTTTATAGAGAATAACTCACATTTCACGACGTCAGTTGAGTTAAATAGTGAAGTTCAGGTGGGACAACCCGTTGGTAATTGGATTTAG
- the pssA gene encoding CDP-diacylglycerol--serine O-phosphatidyltransferase encodes MFLPDYVEHSKVKAQLANAITLMNLSFGVIAIILIIKGLGHMSLLFIFLAALFDRFDGMVARHYHAESLFGKELDSLCDLVSFGLAPALLIYESILYEKPLLGIIVTVFYVLAGAVRLARFNASEFDGAFYGVPITAAGVVMTLSFFLIPYMGTLFFVILMLIMSVLMISNIRIAKV; translated from the coding sequence ATGTTTTTACCTGATTATGTTGAACATTCCAAAGTTAAAGCACAGTTAGCCAATGCAATTACTTTGATGAATCTTAGTTTTGGTGTTATTGCTATTATTCTAATTATAAAAGGCTTAGGTCATATGAGTTTACTATTCATCTTCCTTGCTGCATTATTCGATCGTTTCGACGGAATGGTGGCAAGACATTATCATGCGGAATCTCTTTTCGGCAAAGAGCTCGATTCGTTATGTGACCTGGTTTCATTTGGTCTGGCGCCTGCGTTATTAATTTACGAATCAATACTTTACGAGAAGCCACTGCTTGGAATCATTGTTACTGTTTTTTACGTATTGGCAGGTGCTGTTCGTCTTGCCCGCTTTAATGCAAGTGAGTTTGATGGCGCATTTTACGGTGTTCCAATTACAGCAGCAGGTGTTGTAATGACGTTAAGTTTCTTCCTCATTCCCTATATGGGAACATTATTTTTTGTCATATTAATGCTGATTATGTCAGTCTTAATGATTAGCAATATTCGTATTGCAAAAGTATAA
- a CDS encoding methyl-accepting chemotaxis protein, translated as MKIRSKLFIISFCLLLIPSLIIGFSSYLSAKDNLDELGETTLKNGVEMALQVIDSMNYAVEQGDIPLEEAQEKVKEYLIGERQNDGTRSITSKVDLGSGYFAVYEQDGLEIAHPSIEGTNGWDHQDADGIYMVQEIIKAAQDGGGFTHYTWELPNQPGTESTKVTYSALDPDWGWVIVAGTYMQDFNKGANAILNTILITLVASALVGLVVILLFSRHLATPIRRIEQSVQKIAEQDLSIDRIEVKNKDELGDLAIGLNTMVDNLKNVIDSVSNSAEQVAATSEQLTASSEETSKASEEISESTQQVAMGQENQLLGMQEAKESVTQMSSSITQITMDIKELNDLSTATTTVSLSGNEVIKKTVEQMQQIRQQNASTTEAIYVLERKSGEIDEIINVITNIAAQTNLLALNAAIEAARAGEHGKGFAVVADEVKKLAEESGNAANHISTLINEIQFDTKNTVNLVNEGEIVIENGMKAVENAGSTFKTISTDINSITNKLSNISNEIQEINRNTENLVEIVDKTRDVTEQSASYTQNVAAASEEQHASMLEMAHASRALSEMSAELQDLVSDFKLS; from the coding sequence ATGAAAATTCGGTCGAAATTATTTATTATTTCATTTTGCTTACTGTTAATTCCAAGTTTAATTATTGGATTCAGTAGTTATTTATCAGCAAAAGATAATCTAGATGAACTAGGTGAAACGACGCTGAAAAATGGTGTTGAGATGGCACTTCAAGTAATTGATTCGATGAATTACGCTGTCGAGCAAGGCGACATACCATTGGAAGAAGCACAAGAAAAAGTGAAAGAATATCTAATCGGTGAACGCCAAAATGATGGTACACGTTCAATTACCTCGAAAGTAGATTTGGGTAGTGGTTACTTTGCGGTTTACGAACAGGATGGGTTGGAAATTGCACATCCTTCTATAGAGGGCACGAATGGATGGGACCATCAAGATGCAGATGGGATTTATATGGTTCAAGAAATTATAAAGGCTGCGCAAGATGGTGGAGGCTTTACTCATTATACTTGGGAGCTACCGAACCAACCAGGCACAGAATCGACAAAGGTTACATATAGCGCGTTAGATCCGGATTGGGGATGGGTTATCGTCGCAGGCACATACATGCAAGATTTTAATAAGGGTGCCAATGCTATTTTGAACACTATACTGATTACGCTTGTTGCGAGTGCACTTGTAGGATTAGTCGTCATTCTATTATTTTCGAGGCATTTAGCGACTCCTATTAGACGAATCGAGCAAAGCGTACAAAAAATCGCCGAACAAGACCTCTCTATTGATAGGATTGAAGTCAAAAACAAAGACGAACTTGGTGATTTAGCAATAGGATTAAATACGATGGTAGATAATTTGAAAAACGTAATAGATTCCGTTTCAAACTCTGCGGAACAAGTAGCTGCAACGTCAGAACAGTTGACTGCTAGTAGTGAGGAAACGAGTAAGGCTTCTGAGGAAATTTCAGAATCCACCCAGCAAGTAGCAATGGGACAAGAAAACCAGTTGTTGGGAATGCAGGAAGCAAAAGAATCTGTCACACAAATGTCTTCAAGTATTACACAAATCACAATGGATATTAAAGAATTAAACGATTTATCAACTGCGACAACTACTGTTTCTCTTTCGGGTAATGAAGTCATTAAAAAGACTGTAGAACAAATGCAACAAATTAGACAACAGAATGCGTCAACAACAGAAGCAATTTATGTACTAGAACGCAAATCAGGTGAGATTGATGAAATCATCAATGTAATCACGAACATTGCTGCTCAAACGAACTTACTTGCTTTAAATGCTGCGATTGAAGCAGCCCGTGCTGGTGAACATGGTAAAGGTTTTGCCGTTGTAGCGGATGAAGTCAAGAAGTTAGCTGAGGAATCAGGGAATGCGGCGAATCATATATCTACTTTGATTAACGAAATTCAATTCGATACGAAGAATACAGTTAACTTAGTGAATGAAGGAGAAATCGTAATCGAAAATGGAATGAAGGCCGTCGAAAATGCAGGAAGTACATTTAAAACGATTTCAACTGACATAAACTCGATTACAAATAAGTTATCAAATATTTCAAATGAAATTCAGGAAATTAACCGTAATACGGAAAATCTAGTTGAAATAGTAGATAAAACAAGAGATGTTACGGAACAATCAGCTAGTTATACGCAAAATGTCGCTGCAGCGTCTGAAGAGCAACATGCCTCTATGCTAGAAATGGCGCATGCCTCTAGAGCTTTGTCCGAAATGTCTGCAGAACTGCAGGACTTGGTATCTGATTTTAAATTGAGTTAA
- a CDS encoding YusW family protein: MRKILIVTIISSIVLIVGCSNKNLVTEPDASKEPFGEKYGFTSFDITIDTKELKEALIANYNEKRDKTEAIYKNQAEDLYLNGNKAMKKLDTLFEELSLDPDMDAEDIIKKASETFGIIDYKTLKLKVQFKGHDKKELMMTK; the protein is encoded by the coding sequence ATGAGAAAAATACTAATCGTCACCATTATTTCTTCTATAGTTCTGATTGTCGGTTGTAGCAATAAGAACTTAGTTACAGAACCCGATGCGTCCAAAGAGCCTTTTGGGGAGAAATATGGCTTCACTTCTTTCGATATAACAATCGATACAAAAGAATTAAAGGAAGCGCTTATTGCTAACTATAATGAAAAGCGTGATAAGACAGAGGCAATATACAAAAATCAAGCGGAGGATCTTTACTTGAATGGTAATAAAGCAATGAAGAAACTCGATACACTATTCGAAGAACTCTCCCTGGATCCCGACATGGATGCTGAAGATATTATCAAGAAAGCATCAGAAACGTTCGGTATTATCGATTATAAAACCCTGAAATTAAAAGTGCAGTTCAAAGGCCATGACAAAAAAGAATTAATGATGACGAAGTAA
- a CDS encoding AEC family transporter has protein sequence MNLILIILPVFIIFFIGYIGQKFIGFDIKSISTAALYLMSPFLAFRTFYSNELTMDYFYIVLFSLTLTSVLLVIVWITALIMKATRSQLSAMILGGVFMNSGNYGAPVVLFAFGAVGFDYAVIMMVFQSLLMNTVGIFFASIGGEEKSTLRQSAQRVIRMPLIYAAFLGIGLQLVSVTVPSALMEAISLVADASIPTVMLVLGMQLAAISRKRVAYRYVSAVSIIRMAVSPLIAAGILYFMPVNDLLKAVIIVQASMPAAANTTMLALQFGTEPDLVSFTTFITTLISILTIPLVLFFLGV, from the coding sequence ATGAATTTAATATTAATTATTTTACCTGTATTTATTATCTTTTTTATTGGATACATAGGACAAAAGTTTATTGGCTTTGATATTAAATCAATTTCAACAGCAGCCCTTTATTTAATGTCTCCTTTTTTAGCATTTCGGACATTTTATTCCAATGAATTAACGATGGACTATTTTTATATTGTCTTATTTAGTTTAACCCTTACAAGCGTCCTACTTGTTATCGTTTGGATTACAGCACTGATTATGAAGGCAACACGGTCTCAGCTATCGGCAATGATTCTTGGGGGCGTGTTCATGAATAGTGGGAATTACGGAGCACCCGTTGTCCTCTTTGCATTCGGAGCAGTTGGGTTTGACTATGCAGTCATTATGATGGTGTTTCAATCGTTACTAATGAATACTGTAGGAATTTTCTTTGCGTCTATCGGTGGAGAAGAAAAGTCTACATTACGCCAGTCCGCTCAGCGAGTGATTCGCATGCCGCTCATTTACGCCGCCTTTTTAGGCATCGGGCTTCAACTAGTTTCAGTAACTGTTCCAAGCGCTTTAATGGAAGCCATCAGTCTTGTTGCTGATGCATCCATTCCGACGGTGATGCTCGTACTCGGTATGCAGCTTGCAGCTATTTCAAGAAAAAGGGTTGCTTATCGCTATGTTTCTGCAGTCAGTATCATCAGAATGGCGGTCTCCCCTTTGATAGCCGCAGGAATTTTATATTTCATGCCTGTCAATGACCTTCTAAAGGCGGTTATTATTGTACAAGCCTCCATGCCTGCAGCAGCGAACACAACAATGCTTGCACTACAATTTGGGACAGAACCGGATTTAGTATCCTTTACAACATTTATCACGACACTAATAAGTATCCTTACCATTCCCCTTGTACTGTTCTTTCTGGGCGTCTAG
- a CDS encoding ABC transporter ATP-binding protein: MNKIVSFKDVSFSRGDRLILQAINWTVRQNEHWGILGLNGSGKTSLLNIMSAFNFPSNGEVTIMGNLFGKTNLPELRREIGFVGSSLDRFAEYFNNETIERVVVSGKFASFGIYEQVKKEDLEKADSLLESLHLIYLKGKTYQKLSEGEKRRVLIARALMSDPKMLVLDEPCSGLDILSREKFLQSLDGIMGTGCHIVYVTHHIEELVPGISHVLLLKEGKIVAQGAKEEVINDKLLSETYRIPVSVQWRESRPWLVVNRGKAGEEADIRSQKSAFS, encoded by the coding sequence ATGAATAAAATAGTTTCGTTTAAGGATGTATCATTCAGTAGAGGAGATCGGCTAATTTTACAGGCTATTAATTGGACCGTTAGACAAAATGAGCATTGGGGAATACTTGGTTTGAATGGATCAGGGAAGACGTCCCTTCTCAATATCATGTCCGCATTTAATTTCCCTTCAAATGGTGAAGTTACTATAATGGGAAATCTATTTGGAAAAACCAATTTGCCGGAACTGCGGAGAGAAATCGGTTTTGTCGGCAGTTCTTTGGATCGCTTTGCGGAGTATTTCAATAACGAAACGATTGAAAGAGTTGTCGTAAGTGGGAAGTTTGCGAGTTTCGGTATTTATGAACAAGTGAAAAAAGAAGATTTGGAGAAAGCGGATTCTTTACTCGAAAGTTTACACTTAATATATTTGAAAGGAAAGACGTATCAAAAGCTTTCTGAAGGAGAGAAACGGAGGGTGCTCATCGCACGTGCGTTAATGAGTGACCCTAAAATGCTTGTATTGGACGAACCTTGTTCAGGATTGGATATTCTTTCACGTGAAAAGTTCTTGCAATCTTTAGATGGAATAATGGGAACAGGCTGTCATATTGTCTACGTAACTCATCATATTGAAGAGCTTGTCCCGGGGATATCGCATGTTCTTCTTCTTAAAGAAGGAAAAATCGTAGCGCAAGGAGCAAAAGAAGAAGTAATAAATGATAAGCTACTAAGCGAAACATACCGGATTCCTGTCAGTGTACAATGGAGAGAATCTAGACCATGGCTGGTAGTGAACAGGGGCAAAGCGGGGGAGGAAGCGGACATCCGTTCACAAAAAAGTGCTTTTTCATAA
- a CDS encoding DUF420 domain-containing protein — protein MKNNESSVKTFKKRNYKPWIIAISIILIGAIGALSGMRGEKDFDAFDLTILPLTNAILNSFTFVFLVCALIAILKRNITVHRRFIYAAFVTTSLFLVTYVSYHYLAPSTPYGGEGFMAGFYYFILITHIILAAAIVPLALTSVARAWNMENERHKKIARWTMPIWLYVSFTGVLVYILISPYY, from the coding sequence ATGAAAAATAATGAGAGTTCTGTAAAAACGTTTAAAAAACGTAATTATAAACCGTGGATTATTGCAATTTCCATCATTTTGATAGGTGCCATTGGTGCCCTGTCTGGGATGCGAGGGGAAAAAGATTTTGATGCATTTGATCTAACAATCCTGCCTTTGACAAATGCGATTTTGAACAGTTTTACTTTTGTGTTCTTGGTTTGTGCTCTAATCGCTATTCTTAAACGGAATATAACCGTTCATCGCCGCTTTATATATGCAGCGTTTGTCACGACATCGCTATTCTTGGTCACGTATGTCTCTTATCATTATCTAGCTCCATCCACGCCATATGGCGGAGAAGGTTTTATGGCCGGATTCTATTACTTTATCCTGATTACACACATCATTCTTGCGGCAGCTATTGTTCCGCTTGCGCTGACGAGTGTGGCGCGGGCATGGAATATGGAGAACGAGCGCCATAAGAAAATTGCTAGGTGGACAATGCCAATTTGGCTATATGTCAGTTTTACTGGTGTGTTGGTGTATATCCTGATTTCTCCTTACTATTAA